The following coding sequences lie in one Montipora foliosa isolate CH-2021 chromosome 11, ASM3666993v2, whole genome shotgun sequence genomic window:
- the LOC137977687 gene encoding uncharacterized protein translates to MNFTIYTDPGPSPVCLKVAENSQGVVSSATSNIHVPLPLATWPTTKTNLNEGSRLYKTDGKRRARNVESSRKYRKRRRERFQSLENANKRLQEQIEEVERQLHQLNYAFGLFVQHAECCGQCSNIRLGE, encoded by the exons ATGAATTTCACAATTTATACGGACCCTGGTCCATCACCAGTTTGCCTTAAAGTAGCCGAGAATTCTCAG GGTGTTGTGAGCAGTGCAACTTCAAACATCCATGTTCCACTTCCTCTGGCAACATGGCCGACGACAAAGACAAATTTGAACGAGGGGAGCCGATTGTACAAAACGGATGGCAAGAGACGAGCTCGTAATGTTGAAAGCAGTCGAAAATATCGGAAGAGAAG GAGAGAGCGATTCCAGAGTCTGGAGAATGCCAACAAACGACTCCAGGAACAAATTGAAGAAGTTGAAAGGCAACTGCACCAGCTGAACTATGCCTTTGGGCTGTTTGTGCAACACGCCGAATGCTGTGGACAGTGCAGTAACATCAGACTGGGAGAGTAG